In Pyrus communis chromosome 15, drPyrComm1.1, whole genome shotgun sequence, the genomic stretch GACCCACATTAATCCTTTCGttttaagaaaaagaataaaaaaagggaaattagaaaaaaaggaagagtcAGTGGCTCACTCCAAGTCACCTCCTCCTACTCTCCCTTCAACTCCACCCTTTCCAAAAAGGCCATTAAAATACCCCCCACTATACTCCGTGCCCCAGAGCAGACACAGAAGAACGTTCCGGAACGAGGTTAGTACCGTCATTTTGTCAGCAAGCTCCGGCgacagtggtggtggtggtgaatcGGACGGTGTGAGAATCCGAAGGCACGACCCGAAATGGAGAGGAGCACTCCGGTGAGGAAACCCCATACATCCACCGCGGATCTGCTCACCTGGTCCGAGACTCCCCCTGCTAATTCTCCTCTTCCCTCCTCCGCCTCTCGGCCTCACCAGGTGACATTCCAAattctccctccctctctctctctctctctctctctctctcgttttgTTCTCTGATTTGATGATTCATTGTTTGTTTGGTGTTGTTTTGGGGATTGATCGTAGCCGTCGGATGGGATCAGAAAGGTGGTGTTTGGAGGGCAGGTGACGGACGAAGAGGTCGAGAGCTTGAACAAACGGTCAGATCTGCTTCTTCCTGCTTCTGCTTTTCCAATTCTCCTTCgcattttattttctgggatttgtgtttttccaaattttgtttctttgttctcGTTGTTTGTGGCCATTAGAAATCTACCTGCAACAGATATTTCTCCTTCAATGCttatgaatttgaaaaaaaacgaaattaaggatttttttttttaaatattgctttttattaaatatatatattttttgttatttggaTATTCTATTGGAACTTTTACTTGGTATTTTCCAGTAAGTTTCCCCTTCTTAATATGGAAATTGGATTTTTAAACTTGAAGATTGATTGAGTCAATGATCTGTGATCGATCTACATTAATTGGCCTATGAATCCACATAAATAATTCAAATTTCCATATTGTATAAATTTTGCAaatttcacccaaaaaaaattgtattttttaatcactgagttataattttgaatttatgtATGGATTTATGATGGGTTTTGTAATTTTCGTAAAATgttaaatttgttttgttttggggaAAGTTTGAATCACGTTATGCAGTGAAAATATACAGGATGTAGTAAAAATATGTAATGGAATGTAATATGGAAGACCTCTAACATTGTTTAACTATGAAATTTCCAGCAAACCTTGTTCAGCGCATAAGATGAAGGAGATCACCGGGAGCGGCATTTTTACACCGAAAGCAGAAAACGATGCCGCGGAAGCTGATGGTGCGAACCCTACCCCAAAGCCCGGAATTCGTATGTACCAGGTACCAATCAATATGTGGTCAAGTTTTATGTTCATTATTAAAACACAGATGTTATAGCGTGGTATGTCTGTTTAGCACAAAACCCTCTTGCTGAATTTTTCTTCTGATGGTCGGAAATGGCAGCAAGCGGTTGCTGGAATCAGTCATATCTCGTTTGGTGATGAAGAGGGTGTTTCTCCTAAAAAGCCTACCACCATTCCCGAAGTTGCAAAGCAGCGCGAGCTAAGCGGGACCTTGGAAACTGAAGCAGAGAGAGAGGCAAGGCTGAAGAAGCAGCTCTCTGAGTCTAAATTCAAGGAGCTTAGTGGGCATGAC encodes the following:
- the LOC137717906 gene encoding uncharacterized protein; this translates as MERSTPVRKPHTSTADLLTWSETPPANSPLPSSASRPHQPSDGIRKVVFGGQVTDEEVESLNKRKPCSAHKMKEITGSGIFTPKAENDAAEADGANPTPKPGIRMYQQAVAGISHISFGDEEGVSPKKPTTIPEVAKQRELSGTLETEAEREARLKKQLSESKFKELSGHDIFAPPPEILPRTTTAPRALALKGSIEIGEPTSPNGRTSVKVSNPGGGQSNITSIEEPVPKTAKKIYDKKFSELSGNDIFKGNVPPSSAEKPLSSAKLREMSGSNIFADGKKEARDYLGGVRKPPGGESSIALV